A region of Allocoleopsis franciscana PCC 7113 DNA encodes the following proteins:
- a CDS encoding DUF6658 family protein — translation MKKLTVFFKQLRLSQLLTAFLATVVMFVGTACNSGTVQGARPENPPVQAGGANNPYKGGGDSNTNYNFSPDPKINGKVSSKGDRADLEIISNRLIAVSNKAQYPGGAVMQGSPADEQKPLRQIDLQDFEAPEPGGQIQRESNVGDRVKDRLSAVKETFGEASEFVREGANEAAQQEVSAPKTTKANF, via the coding sequence ATGAAAAAATTAACTGTTTTCTTCAAACAGCTACGACTGAGTCAATTATTGACAGCGTTTTTAGCAACAGTGGTAATGTTTGTTGGTACCGCTTGCAATAGCGGGACTGTTCAAGGGGCACGCCCTGAAAACCCACCCGTTCAAGCTGGGGGTGCGAATAATCCTTACAAGGGGGGTGGGGACTCTAATACCAACTATAATTTCTCCCCTGACCCGAAGATTAATGGCAAAGTTTCTTCTAAGGGTGATAGAGCTGATTTAGAAATCATCTCCAATCGGTTGATTGCTGTAAGCAATAAGGCGCAATATCCAGGTGGAGCTGTGATGCAGGGGTCGCCCGCCGATGAACAAAAACCCCTTCGGCAGATAGACCTGCAAGATTTTGAAGCACCTGAACCGGGTGGGCAAATTCAGCGTGAGTCCAACGTCGGCGATCGAGTTAAAGATCGGTTAAGCGCTGTTAAAGAAACGTTTGGTGAAGCTTCAGAATTTGTCCGCGAAGGTGCAAACGAAGCTGCACAACAAGAAGTATCCGCACCCAAAACGACCAAAGCTAATTTTTAG
- a CDS encoding AIPR family protein — protein MSTQTGLIQFAEDLRQEVISSSDGGIDSEDGEADSFREDEFTRLMIESLTAAGELEDGEVCYYRSRGIKVNGYSINQDLDCLNLFISIHTQSVPPVTVTKQEVETAFRRLTSFLQQALKGYHQSLEEASNVFDMALNIHDLRKQLSQVRLYLFTDGRTTLDVKKHETIENLICSFHVWDIERTYRCLSSGKQRETIEIDFESQYGVSIPCLPMPASNSDYSAYMAIIPGEILYKIYAEYGPRLLERNVRSFLQARGKVNKGIRETILKEPHRFLAYNNGISATAEAVELTDLVGGGKGIKYARDLQIVNGGQTTASIYQAVRKDKADVSDIYVQAKLSVVDPEQVNEIVPLISRYANNQNKVSEADFSANDPFHIKIEELSRTIWAPAVDGTQRQTRWFYERARGQYLDAKGREPTLAKKKAFATVHPTSQKFTKTDLAKFENTWEQLPHLVSRGAQKNFIDFTVRLTKRGRFEVDETYFKRLVAKAILFRSAEKIVQAEQFGGYRANIVTYTIAYLCHKTAQCIDVDTIWKQQGISSAIGEAIAIVSRQVHQTITDPPEGRNVTEWCKKEDCWKTIQALDIELPAAFLKELIRVNQGTSHQVDKGIDSPDSLDLEIIAQVSQVPADTWFQLSHWAKETSNLQPWQRSLAFSLGRLAATNKNPSRKQANQAVNILQEAERLGFNLNLTHLI, from the coding sequence ATGAGTACTCAAACAGGATTAATTCAATTTGCGGAAGACCTCAGACAGGAAGTAATTAGTAGCTCTGACGGTGGAATAGACAGCGAAGATGGAGAGGCAGACTCTTTCCGAGAGGATGAATTCACTCGTCTAATGATTGAATCCCTCACCGCAGCAGGAGAACTGGAAGATGGAGAAGTCTGCTACTACAGAAGTCGTGGGATTAAAGTCAATGGTTACAGCATTAATCAAGACTTAGACTGTCTCAATTTATTCATATCAATTCATACCCAGAGTGTTCCTCCTGTAACCGTAACTAAGCAAGAGGTTGAAACAGCATTTCGCAGACTCACGAGTTTTTTGCAGCAAGCACTCAAGGGATACCATCAATCCCTTGAAGAAGCCTCCAACGTCTTCGATATGGCGCTTAATATCCACGATTTAAGGAAGCAACTAAGCCAAGTAAGGCTGTACTTGTTTACCGATGGTCGTACAACGCTAGATGTCAAAAAACATGAAACGATTGAAAATTTAATCTGTTCCTTTCATGTCTGGGATATTGAAAGAACTTACCGTTGCCTAAGTTCAGGTAAACAACGAGAAACAATTGAAATTGACTTTGAATCCCAATATGGTGTATCAATTCCCTGCTTGCCCATGCCAGCGTCTAATTCAGACTACAGCGCATACATGGCAATCATTCCCGGTGAAATCCTCTATAAAATATACGCCGAGTATGGTCCCCGTCTGCTAGAACGCAATGTTCGCTCCTTCCTACAAGCCAGAGGGAAAGTCAACAAAGGAATTAGGGAAACAATCCTCAAAGAACCCCATCGTTTCTTAGCCTACAACAACGGAATTTCCGCCACCGCCGAAGCCGTTGAACTAACTGATTTGGTTGGAGGCGGTAAAGGCATCAAATATGCACGGGACTTGCAAATTGTCAATGGTGGTCAAACGACTGCATCGATTTATCAAGCAGTTAGGAAAGACAAAGCTGATGTATCTGATATTTATGTACAAGCAAAGCTCTCGGTAGTAGACCCAGAACAGGTTAATGAAATTGTCCCGCTCATCTCCCGCTATGCCAACAACCAAAATAAGGTGAGTGAAGCCGATTTTTCAGCTAACGACCCCTTCCACATCAAAATCGAGGAACTATCCCGCACCATCTGGGCACCAGCAGTAGATGGGACGCAGCGACAAACGCGCTGGTTCTATGAACGGGCGCGAGGACAGTATCTTGATGCTAAGGGTCGTGAACCAACCCTGGCAAAGAAGAAAGCCTTTGCCACTGTGCATCCTACTTCACAGAAGTTCACCAAGACAGACCTAGCAAAGTTTGAGAATACCTGGGAGCAGTTACCACACCTGGTAAGTCGGGGAGCGCAGAAGAACTTTATCGACTTTACAGTTCGCCTAACTAAACGAGGCAGGTTTGAAGTTGACGAAACCTATTTTAAGCGGCTCGTTGCCAAAGCAATCCTCTTCAGGTCAGCAGAAAAGATTGTCCAAGCCGAGCAATTCGGCGGCTATCGCGCTAATATCGTAACCTATACCATCGCCTACCTCTGCCACAAAACAGCCCAGTGTATCGATGTGGATACAATCTGGAAACAACAAGGTATTTCCTCAGCCATAGGGGAAGCGATCGCGATTGTTTCCCGACAAGTCCATCAGACCATCACAGACCCTCCTGAAGGTCGCAATGTCACCGAATGGTGCAAAAAGGAGGACTGTTGGAAGACTATTCAGGCTCTTGATATTGAGTTACCTGCCGCGTTCTTGAAGGAGTTAATCCGAGTCAATCAGGGAACTTCACATCAAGTTGACAAAGGTATCGACAGCCCCGATTCCCTCGATTTAGAAATCATTGCTCAAGTTAGTCAAGTGCCTGCTGATACTTGGTTTCAGCTCTCTCACTGGGCCAAGGAAACCAGCAACTTGCAACCCTGGCAACGCAGTCTAGCCTTTAGCCTGGGACGACTTGCAGCTACTAACAAAAACCCTTCTCGCAAACAGGCAAACCAAGCAGTGAATATCTTACAAGAGGCAGAGCGACTGGGATTTAACTTAAATCTCACCCATTTGATTTGA
- a CDS encoding TniB family NTP-binding protein, with protein sequence MTGLLLGESRSGKTVTCKTFTNRCNQQAKTKDKRVMPVIYIQIPKNCGSRDLFIKILKALGHRATSGTITDLRERTLDTLELFQVQMLIIDEANHLKLETFSDVRHIYDDDNLGLSVLLVGTTNRLTRVVERDEQVENRFLERYQLDKINDKEFQQLAKIWVQDVLGMSEASNLIKGETLRLLKKTTKRLIGRLDMILRKAAIRSLLKGYETLDAEVLKQVAKSVK encoded by the coding sequence ATGACGGGGCTATTGCTTGGAGAATCTCGCAGTGGCAAAACTGTGACCTGTAAAACATTCACTAACCGTTGCAATCAACAGGCAAAAACTAAAGATAAGCGGGTTATGCCTGTAATTTATATTCAAATCCCCAAGAACTGCGGTTCAAGAGATTTATTCATCAAAATTCTCAAAGCACTAGGACATCGAGCTACCAGTGGAACTATTACAGATTTACGCGAACGGACGCTCGACACGCTTGAGTTGTTTCAGGTTCAGATGCTGATTATTGATGAGGCAAATCATTTGAAGCTGGAAACTTTTTCCGATGTGCGGCACATCTACGACGACGATAATCTCGGACTCTCCGTTCTTCTCGTCGGTACTACCAATCGACTGACCAGAGTTGTTGAGCGAGACGAGCAGGTTGAAAATCGTTTTCTGGAACGATACCAGCTAGATAAAATAAACGATAAGGAATTTCAACAACTTGCAAAAATTTGGGTGCAAGATGTTCTCGGAATGTCAGAAGCCTCAAATCTAATTAAAGGCGAAACACTCAGGCTTTTGAAGAAAACAACCAAAAGGCTTATTGGTCGCTTAGACATGATTCTACGCAAGGCAGCGATTCGCTCACTGCTCAAAGGATACGAAACTTTAGACGCAGAAGTGTTGAAACAAGTAGCGAAATCGGTGAAGTAA
- the cysC gene encoding adenylyl-sulfate kinase codes for MTETIAERQSDWSNVQQPGVTVWFTGLSGAGKTTISRAVGNQLKSYGQKLEILDGDVVRLNLCKGLGFSKEDRDENIRRVAFVAGLLTRNQVTVLVSAISPYREIRQEVRERIGNFVEVYVNAPLQVCEQRDVKGLYKKARAGEIKNFTGIDDPYEPPFNPDVECKTDLETVEESVSKVLAKLRELGYVGLT; via the coding sequence ATGACGGAAACCATTGCCGAACGTCAAAGTGATTGGAGCAATGTTCAGCAGCCTGGTGTAACCGTATGGTTTACCGGCTTAAGTGGTGCAGGGAAGACAACCATTAGTCGCGCTGTGGGCAATCAACTCAAGTCCTATGGGCAAAAGCTGGAAATCTTAGATGGCGACGTTGTGCGTTTGAACTTATGCAAGGGTTTGGGATTTAGCAAAGAAGACCGGGACGAAAACATTCGCCGTGTTGCTTTTGTAGCAGGTCTATTGACTCGCAACCAAGTTACAGTATTAGTCTCAGCTATATCCCCCTATCGAGAAATTCGGCAAGAAGTTCGCGAACGAATTGGCAACTTTGTGGAAGTATATGTGAATGCACCCCTTCAGGTGTGCGAACAACGGGATGTAAAAGGGCTGTATAAGAAGGCTCGTGCTGGCGAAATCAAAAACTTTACTGGGATTGATGATCCCTATGAACCCCCCTTCAATCCGGACGTAGAATGTAAGACTGATTTGGAAACGGTAGAAGAGAGCGTATCCAAGGTTTTAGCTAAGCTACGAGAATTAGGTTATGTGGGCTTAACCTAG
- a CDS encoding DUF6658 family protein — protein MKKVITWLKSIRVDRILTVFLAGVLLFVSTACGTTKVLAKTADDVREEVPGRAITNTYQGGMNNYEDVDPRRNTSEAKAKAKSLIENAQRNIDQKSVDSREQYVENYKSGTPLGERVRRIGEGIGESAEELAEGASKGTQKGVQNIKENAQKAPDYVKKAGKETANLEFEEAQSQANNSMRDTR, from the coding sequence ATGAAAAAAGTCATAACTTGGTTAAAAAGTATCCGTGTCGATCGAATATTAACGGTCTTTCTGGCAGGAGTTCTGCTGTTTGTTAGCACGGCTTGTGGTACCACGAAGGTATTAGCCAAAACAGCGGATGACGTGAGAGAAGAAGTTCCTGGTCGTGCTATAACCAACACCTACCAGGGTGGGATGAATAATTATGAAGACGTCGATCCTAGACGAAATACCAGCGAAGCCAAAGCAAAGGCTAAAAGCCTGATTGAAAACGCCCAAAGAAACATTGACCAAAAGAGCGTTGATAGCCGTGAGCAATATGTGGAAAACTACAAGAGTGGTACACCTCTAGGCGAAAGAGTACGGCGGATTGGTGAAGGTATCGGCGAGTCTGCTGAAGAGCTGGCAGAAGGTGCCTCTAAGGGTACTCAAAAAGGTGTTCAAAACATCAAGGAAAATGCCCAAAAAGCGCCTGATTATGTGAAAAAAGCTGGCAAAGAAACTGCCAATCTTGAATTTGAGGAAGCCCAATCTCAAGCCAATAATAGCATGAGAGATACGCGTTAG
- a CDS encoding PD-(D/E)XK motif protein produces the protein MTVQDTWKLLEEDTVTVSSGYLTRRILPEVKYDVYLAIEKPTNTRLLMMRVKHSSVERGTVFPKSSSFEIRRVALPNDDNSYLTLQLVLTDPRYSDIFTTLVQDIVYHIASLADERNAVVGFITRLRRWQAFLERHNPEGLSTAAQQGLYGELWFLRQVVIPQIGSRQGVQCWTGPRGTQQDFQLERCAIEVKTTVAKQHQKLAIASERQLDDTGTGTLILLHLSLDVRQKRGESLPDIVASVRSLVENDPLAKEELETLLFEVGYLDIHTPRYEQIGYTEREVNYFKVEGDFPRIVEADLRNGVGDVRYTISVAECRRFSLPEIKVISLISGNS, from the coding sequence ATGACGGTGCAGGATACCTGGAAGCTGTTAGAGGAAGATACTGTAACTGTATCTTCTGGCTATCTCACCCGTCGTATTTTACCAGAGGTTAAATATGACGTTTATTTAGCAATTGAAAAGCCCACTAATACACGCCTTTTAATGATGCGGGTAAAGCATTCATCAGTTGAAAGAGGCACTGTTTTTCCAAAATCTAGCAGCTTTGAGATTAGGCGTGTCGCTCTGCCAAATGATGATAATTCCTATCTTACTCTCCAACTGGTTCTTACTGACCCACGATACAGCGATATATTCACCACATTGGTGCAGGACATTGTTTATCACATCGCTTCCCTTGCGGACGAGCGAAACGCCGTAGTTGGATTCATCACCCGTCTGCGACGATGGCAAGCTTTTCTAGAAAGGCATAATCCTGAAGGACTCAGTACCGCCGCACAGCAAGGACTCTATGGTGAATTGTGGTTTCTGAGGCAGGTTGTAATTCCTCAAATTGGTTCCCGTCAAGGGGTGCAATGCTGGACTGGTCCGAGAGGAACCCAACAGGATTTCCAATTAGAACGCTGTGCTATCGAGGTCAAGACCACTGTAGCAAAGCAGCATCAGAAACTAGCGATCGCAAGTGAACGACAGCTAGATGATACTGGTACTGGTACGTTAATTCTGCTACACCTGTCCCTTGATGTCAGACAAAAACGAGGGGAGTCTTTACCGGATATTGTTGCCAGTGTCAGGTCGCTAGTCGAAAATGACCCGCTAGCCAAGGAAGAACTAGAAACACTGCTCTTTGAAGTCGGATATCTAGATATCCATACCCCCCGCTACGAACAAATTGGTTACACCGAACGCGAGGTTAACTACTTCAAAGTTGAGGGAGATTTTCCCAGAATTGTCGAAGCTGATTTGCGAAATGGTGTTGGGGATGTACGTTACACCATCAGTGTTGCCGAATGCAGGCGTTTTTCCTTACCAGAAATTAAAGTAATTTCTCTAATCAGCGGCAATTCATGA
- a CDS encoding Mu transposase C-terminal domain-containing protein yields MSQDSQRFFSPHEGNKPTELQRTSKNPAKSHRLPSDELITDEVRLRMEIIQRLTEPCDRKTYGIRKREAAEKLGVTLRSIERLLKKYQEQGLVGLTQTRSDKGQRRISADWQEFIVKTYKEGNKGSKRMLRNQVFLRVKGRAKQLGLKPEEYPSHQTVYRILDEYIEGKERKRNARSPGYLGSRLTHMTRDGQELEVEGSNDVWQCDHTRLDIRIVDEYGVLDRPWLTVIIDSYSRCLMGFFLGFFAPSSQIDALALRHAILPKFYGSEYGLGDKEFGTYGIPSYFYTDGGNDFQSIHITEQVAVQLGFSCALRRRPSDGGIVERFFKTLNDQVLRNLPGYTGSNVQERPDDVDKDACLTLKDLDIILVRYMVKEYNGHTDARFIVKEYNADDTDVKLNAQTRFMRWEAGLMIEPPLYDELDLVIALMKAERRTVGKYGTLQFESLTYRAEHLRGREGKVVALRYDPDDITTIFVYQIHEDGTEEFLDYAHAQGLEVERLSLRELQAIKKRLREAREEINSETIQAMLEREEWTEETIKRNRQQRRKAAHELVNPVQSVAEKFGIVEPQEADSEAEEELEAELPRYKVQYMDELFDDD; encoded by the coding sequence ATGTCTCAGGATTCACAACGTTTTTTTTCTCCGCATGAAGGTAATAAGCCAACTGAACTTCAACGAACTAGCAAGAACCCTGCTAAATCTCACAGACTCCCTAGTGATGAACTAATCACAGACGAGGTTAGGCTTCGGATGGAGATAATTCAACGTCTTACCGAGCCATGCGATCGCAAAACCTACGGTATCAGGAAGAGGGAAGCTGCCGAAAAGCTGGGAGTGACACTTCGTAGCATAGAGCGGTTACTCAAAAAATATCAGGAACAAGGGCTGGTAGGACTCACTCAAACCCGCTCGGACAAGGGACAGCGCCGCATTAGTGCTGACTGGCAAGAGTTCATCGTTAAAACTTACAAGGAGGGTAATAAGGGTAGCAAACGGATGCTCCGGAATCAGGTGTTTCTCAGGGTGAAAGGGAGAGCCAAGCAACTCGGTCTAAAGCCTGAAGAGTATCCTAGCCACCAGACTGTTTATCGAATTCTGGATGAATACATTGAGGGGAAAGAGAGAAAACGGAATGCACGAAGTCCTGGCTACTTAGGGTCACGGTTAACACACATGACCCGTGATGGGCAAGAACTGGAAGTGGAAGGGAGCAATGATGTCTGGCAGTGCGATCATACTCGTCTCGATATCAGGATAGTGGATGAGTACGGAGTTTTAGACCGCCCTTGGCTAACAGTGATTATCGATTCCTACTCCCGCTGCCTGATGGGATTTTTCTTGGGATTTTTCGCTCCTAGTTCGCAAATCGATGCACTAGCCTTACGTCATGCCATTCTGCCGAAGTTCTACGGTTCCGAATACGGGCTTGGCGACAAAGAGTTCGGGACATATGGAATACCTAGTTACTTCTACACTGACGGTGGCAATGATTTCCAATCCATCCACATTACAGAGCAAGTAGCAGTTCAGTTAGGTTTTAGTTGTGCCTTAAGAAGAAGACCTTCTGACGGTGGTATTGTCGAACGATTCTTCAAAACACTTAATGACCAAGTGTTACGCAATCTACCAGGATATACCGGGTCAAATGTACAAGAGCGCCCAGACGATGTAGACAAAGACGCTTGCCTGACCCTCAAAGATTTAGATATTATCCTCGTGCGCTACATGGTCAAAGAGTATAACGGCCATACTGATGCTCGATTTATTGTCAAGGAGTACAACGCCGACGATACTGATGTTAAATTGAACGCCCAAACTCGGTTCATGCGTTGGGAAGCTGGATTGATGATCGAGCCTCCCCTGTACGATGAACTGGACTTAGTGATCGCTTTGATGAAGGCAGAGCGGCGCACAGTTGGAAAATACGGCACTCTTCAGTTTGAAAGTTTAACCTACCGTGCCGAACATTTGAGAGGTCGGGAAGGCAAAGTTGTTGCCCTACGCTACGACCCCGATGATATTACGACCATTTTCGTCTACCAGATTCATGAGGATGGCACGGAGGAGTTTCTCGATTATGCCCACGCTCAAGGCTTAGAGGTTGAGAGGCTCTCTTTGAGAGAACTTCAGGCTATCAAAAAGAGGCTGCGCGAGGCGAGGGAGGAAATTAACAGTGAAACCATTCAAGCCATGCTTGAGCGGGAGGAATGGACTGAGGAAACTATCAAGCGGAACCGCCAACAGCGCCGAAAAGCTGCTCACGAGCTAGTCAACCCCGTACAGTCCGTTGCTGAGAAATTCGGGATTGTTGAACCCCAAGAAGCTGATTCGGAAGCTGAGGAAGAATTGGAGGCAGAACTGCCAAGATATAAAGTTCAGTACATGGACGAACTATTTGACGATGACTAG
- a CDS encoding lysylphosphatidylglycerol synthase transmembrane domain-containing protein, with product MKKIWSWLKPYLRWVILGGTLFFLAKAFKEHWQEVAAIRIDAVGWITLVAAFSITLAAHIWAGLVWSWILRSFKQPIQYHWVLQVYLKTNLAKYLPGNVWHYYGRIWAVTDAGGSLSAATISVLIEPLLMAAAALLIALTGSQFGWLDMQGDTRIWGLQILGLTGILLSVHPKVLNPLLQFLRRLKGKAADSEVFQLEHYPFIPLLGELGFVGLRGTGFIVTFFTLATVNLSQIPLLISAFCLAWVLGLVIPTPGGLGVFETTVLGLLNPYFPTGIILSVVALFRLVSILAEVVGAGVGVLCDRLSPIVQKVRK from the coding sequence ATGAAAAAAATCTGGTCATGGCTCAAACCCTACCTGCGCTGGGTGATTCTGGGTGGAACCCTATTTTTTTTGGCAAAGGCATTCAAGGAACACTGGCAAGAAGTTGCAGCAATTCGGATTGATGCTGTCGGATGGATAACGCTGGTTGCGGCTTTTTCCATTACTTTAGCAGCTCATATTTGGGCTGGCTTAGTATGGAGCTGGATTCTGCGCTCCTTCAAGCAGCCGATTCAGTACCACTGGGTTCTTCAGGTTTACTTGAAAACAAACCTGGCTAAGTATTTACCTGGCAATGTGTGGCACTATTATGGTCGGATTTGGGCGGTTACCGATGCGGGGGGTTCCTTGAGTGCGGCGACTATTAGTGTCTTAATTGAACCTCTATTGATGGCTGCCGCTGCCTTACTGATTGCTTTAACAGGTAGTCAATTCGGGTGGTTGGACATGCAAGGGGATACTCGGATTTGGGGATTACAAATTCTCGGTTTGACTGGAATTTTACTATCGGTTCATCCTAAAGTCTTAAACCCTCTGCTTCAGTTCTTGAGACGCTTAAAGGGAAAAGCTGCCGATAGTGAGGTGTTTCAACTCGAACACTATCCCTTTATTCCGCTGCTAGGAGAACTGGGTTTTGTGGGACTACGAGGCACGGGATTCATTGTTACTTTTTTCACCTTAGCTACCGTAAATCTTAGCCAGATTCCACTCTTAATCAGTGCTTTTTGTTTGGCATGGGTGTTGGGTTTGGTGATTCCAACTCCAGGCGGTTTAGGAGTATTTGAGACAACGGTACTAGGACTCCTGAATCCTTATTTTCCTACAGGCATCATTCTCAGTGTTGTAGCCTTATTTCGCTTAGTGAGTATTTTGGCAGAAGTTGTGGGTGCCGGTGTGGGGGTTTTGTGCGATCGCCTATCACCCATAGTACAAAAAGTCAGGAAGTGA